The Pseudomonas allokribbensis genome has a window encoding:
- a CDS encoding GGDEF domain-containing protein, producing the protein MTHNAIQRLLLKRFALAAATYGLALLLLWLAYFTGHYEDSLTGVAVGSALVVISQATLFAVFFSGANLRFSDPSLTEAQVLLGLGWQTWLIAHLEEARGEFLVFYVLILLFGLFHLSRRAFVRCAMLVFFSFCAITLWDGYHFRLHDPALSALQACILLIVLAWLVIYARFVQTSRQRMRQRRFALQAHQDTLRGMMRQLEDLVATDELTGLFNRRHFLRLATRELNAMEADVVHGLALIDLDHFKRINDIHGHAAGDQVLQAFAGVAGACLRDGDVLARYGGEEFVVLLPDCNAERLTACCERLRIAFTDVELVGLNVKNLSLSAGMTLLELGDDLDDALQRADQALYRAKRDGRNRCAAAWENVDA; encoded by the coding sequence TTGACCCATAACGCCATTCAACGTCTTTTGCTCAAACGCTTCGCCCTCGCTGCAGCCACCTATGGATTGGCCTTGCTGCTGCTGTGGCTGGCGTATTTCACCGGACACTACGAAGATTCGCTGACAGGCGTCGCTGTCGGCAGCGCCCTGGTGGTCATCAGCCAGGCGACTCTGTTCGCGGTGTTTTTCTCAGGTGCCAACCTGCGGTTCTCCGACCCGAGCCTGACCGAAGCGCAAGTGCTGCTCGGCCTCGGCTGGCAGACGTGGCTGATCGCGCATCTGGAAGAAGCGCGGGGCGAGTTCCTGGTCTTCTATGTGCTGATCCTGCTGTTCGGCCTGTTCCATTTGTCGCGCCGGGCCTTTGTGCGCTGCGCGATGCTGGTGTTCTTCAGTTTCTGCGCCATCACGCTGTGGGACGGTTACCACTTCCGCCTGCACGATCCGGCGCTCTCCGCGTTGCAGGCGTGCATTCTGTTGATCGTGCTGGCATGGCTGGTGATTTATGCACGCTTCGTCCAGACCTCACGGCAACGCATGCGCCAGCGCCGGTTTGCCTTGCAGGCGCATCAGGACACCCTGCGCGGGATGATGCGCCAGCTCGAAGACCTGGTGGCCACCGACGAACTGACCGGGCTGTTCAACCGCCGGCATTTCCTGCGCCTGGCCACCCGCGAATTGAACGCGATGGAAGCCGACGTGGTGCACGGTCTGGCGCTGATCGACCTCGACCATTTCAAACGCATCAATGATATACACGGTCATGCGGCCGGCGATCAGGTGCTGCAAGCCTTCGCCGGAGTGGCCGGTGCCTGTCTGCGTGACGGTGATGTGCTGGCCCGTTATGGTGGTGAAGAATTCGTGGTGCTGCTGCCCGATTGCAACGCCGAGCGGCTGACCGCCTGTTGCGAACGGCTGCGCATCGCCTTCACCGACGTTGAGCTGGTGGGCCTGAATGTGAAAAACCTTAGCCTGTCTGCCGGCATGACCCTGCTGGAACTGGGCGATGATCTGGACGACGCCTTGCAGCGCGCCGATCAGGCGCTGTACCGGGCCAAACGCGACGGGCGCAACCGTTGCGCAGCCGCGTGGGAGAACGTCGATGCCTGA
- a CDS encoding fumarate hydratase — translation MTVIKQDDLIQSVADALQFISYYHPVDFIQAMHEAYLREESPAARDSMAQILINSRMCATGHRPICQDTGIVTVFVRVGMDVRWDGATMSLDDMINEGVRRAYNLPENVLRASILADPAGARKNTKDNTPAVIHYSIVPGNTVEVDVAAKGGGSENKSKMAMLNPSDSIVDWVLKTVPTMGAGWCPPGMLGIGIGGTAEKAAVMAKEVLMESIDIHELKARGPQNRIEEMRLELFEKVNQLGIGAQGLGGLTTVLDVKIMDYPTHAASLPVCMIPNCAATRHAHFVLDGSGPASLEAPPLDAYPEIVWEAGPSARRVNLDTLTPEDVQSWKPGETVLLNGKMLTGRDAAHKRMVEMLNKGETLPVDLKGRFIYYVGPVDPVGDEVVGPAGPTTATRMDKFTRQILEQTGLLGMIGKSERGPTAIEAIKDNKAVYLMAVGGAAYLVAQAIKKSKVLAFAELGMEAIYEFEVKDMPVTVAVDSKGESVHITGPAIWQQKISESLAVEVQ, via the coding sequence ATGACCGTGATCAAGCAAGACGACCTGATTCAGAGCGTTGCCGACGCCCTGCAATTCATTTCCTACTACCACCCCGTGGACTTCATCCAGGCGATGCACGAAGCCTACCTGCGCGAAGAATCGCCAGCGGCCCGTGACTCGATGGCGCAGATCCTGATCAACTCGCGCATGTGCGCCACCGGCCACCGGCCGATCTGCCAGGACACCGGTATCGTGACCGTGTTCGTGCGTGTGGGCATGGACGTGCGTTGGGATGGCGCGACCATGAGCCTGGACGACATGATCAACGAAGGCGTGCGCCGCGCCTACAACCTGCCGGAAAACGTCCTGCGTGCCTCGATCCTCGCCGACCCGGCGGGCGCTCGTAAAAACACCAAGGACAACACCCCGGCGGTCATCCACTACTCCATCGTCCCGGGCAACACCGTGGAAGTGGACGTGGCGGCCAAGGGCGGCGGTTCCGAGAACAAGTCGAAAATGGCCATGCTCAACCCGTCCGACTCGATCGTCGACTGGGTGCTGAAGACCGTTCCGACCATGGGCGCCGGCTGGTGCCCACCGGGCATGCTGGGCATCGGCATCGGCGGCACCGCCGAGAAAGCCGCTGTGATGGCCAAGGAAGTGTTGATGGAATCCATCGACATTCACGAGCTCAAGGCCCGTGGCCCGCAGAACCGCATCGAAGAAATGCGTCTGGAGCTGTTCGAGAAGGTCAACCAGCTGGGCATCGGCGCCCAGGGCCTCGGTGGTCTGACCACCGTGCTCGACGTGAAGATCATGGATTACCCGACCCACGCCGCCTCGCTGCCGGTGTGCATGATCCCGAACTGCGCTGCCACCCGTCACGCCCACTTCGTGCTCGACGGTTCCGGCCCGGCTTCGCTGGAAGCGCCACCGCTGGACGCCTACCCGGAAATCGTCTGGGAAGCAGGTCCGTCGGCCCGTCGTGTCAACCTCGACACCCTGACCCCGGAAGACGTGCAGAGCTGGAAGCCGGGCGAAACCGTCCTGCTCAACGGCAAGATGCTCACCGGTCGCGACGCCGCGCACAAGCGCATGGTCGAGATGCTGAACAAGGGCGAAACCCTGCCGGTGGACCTCAAAGGTCGCTTCATCTACTACGTCGGCCCGGTTGATCCGGTCGGTGACGAAGTGGTTGGCCCGGCTGGCCCGACCACCGCCACGCGGATGGACAAGTTCACCCGTCAGATCCTCGAGCAGACCGGCCTGTTGGGCATGATCGGCAAATCCGAGCGCGGCCCGACTGCGATCGAAGCGATCAAGGACAACAAGGCTGTGTACCTGATGGCCGTCGGCGGCGCCGCTTATCTGGTGGCGCAAGCGATCAAGAAGTCCAAGGTACTGGCGTTCGCCGAGCTGGGCATGGAAGCGATCTACGAGTTCGAGGTCAAGGACATGCCGGTCACCGTTGCGGTGGACAGCAAAGGTGAATCGGTCCACATCACCGGTCCTGCGATCTGGCAACAGAAGATCAGCGAGAGCCTTGCGGTGGAAGTGCAGTAA